Genomic window (Nitrospira sp.):
CCTGTACCGTGGTACCGAGTCAAGGGGACAGATGAAATTGGGATCTTGAGCCCGAGTGCCGAACGATAGAAGCGATGCTAGCGGAACGATGAGGAGTTTCGATGCTGAGGGCAACTCTCGATCGCGGTTCGTGAACTGCTTACAAATCAATTTTTCGCAGCCCAAGGGCATCCGAGAGGATGGGGGTTTCTATTTTCCCCTCATGTCCTGGGCGCATACATGATGACCGCCATACCCACGAGACAAAGAGTTCCTCCAATGATGTCGAATCGGTCCGGGCGAGTGCCATCTAGGGCCCATCCCCAGATGAGCGACAGGACGATAAACATGCCGCCATAGGCGGCATAGACCCGGCCAAAGTGAGCCGGTTGAAAGGTCGGAATGATGCCGTAGAGAATAAGAATAGCCGCTCCCACAATTCCGTAAGCAAGCGGTCGTCCCTCTCGGAACCAGAGCCACACAAGATAGCCGCCTCCAATCTCGCACAATCCGGCGAGCACAAACAGTCCCAATGAACTCAAGACAGACATCCTTACGTCCTTTCCGAGGGTACTCGGCTACCGCTGTGGAGCAACCTCTATTGCGAGTGGATTCGAACGTTTGAAGGCTGGCCCTCTTTAAAGGCAACCAGTGCGATCACACAAGCGGCACATATTGCCCCCACATAGAATGTGAACCGTGCGCCGAATTGTTCCCAGACGATGCCCGCAAGCGCACTAGCGATGAGCAAAGCCAACCCGCAGGCCAGGTTGAAGAAGCCGTATGCCGTCCCACGCAGATCTGCTGGGGAGGCACCGGCGATCATGGCCGCCAGCAAGCCTTGCGTCATCCCCATATGGAGTCCCCACAAGACAACGCCCAATAACACAACACCCCAATGATTATTGATGGCCAACACTATATCTGCGGCAATCAGGACAATCAGGCCCCATACGAGTAACCTCGTATGGCTCATCGTATCGGAGAGCTTGCCGAACGGGTACGCCGATAAGGTATAGATCAGATTCATTGCAACCATAACCAGAGGGACAAGCGCAATGAACATTCCCCCTTGTTGGGCGCGGAGGACAAGAAAGGCCTCGCTGAACCGTGCCAGTGTAAACACCGATCCGATTCCCACCACCCACCAATAGGAGGAGTCGAGTCGTCGGAGATTATCCCTTCGAATTTCGGGTTTGTCTTCGCCTCGGTTTGACGGCGCACAGGCTCTCGGGCTCCTAAAACCAGGAGCGCCACGGCCATCAACCCTGGGATGACGGCTACCCAGAAGACTGCCCGAAAGTCATTGGCCCAGAGGAGCATCAACCCAACAGCAACCAGTGGGCCAACGAACGCGCCGACAGTATCCAACGACTGCCGCAAACCGAACGCTGCGCCTCGGAGCTGCGGCGGCGCGATGTCCGCCACCAACGCATCGCGGGGGGCTCCCCGCACTCCTTTTCCGACTCGATCAATAATCGTGCGGTTAAGACCATGCTCACCCCCGGAGCGAGTGCAAAGAGGGGTTTGGTGAATGCGCCCAAGGCATACCCAAACACGGCCAGCGCCTTACGTTTTCCCAGGTAGTCGCTCAGCGTGCCGGAAAATACTTTTACAACCAGAGCAAGGAATTCGGCCAATCCTTCGACAAGGCCGACGGCGATGGTGCTTGCGCCGAGAATCGTGACCATGAACAACGGCAGCAAGCTATGAATCATTTCCGATGAGATGTCCATCAGCATGCTGACGAAGCCCAGCACCCAGACACTGGACGGAATATGGCTGTGTGCATGAATCACAGGTGACTCCATCGACATCGAAGAAGAGGGGGAAGAAGTCGATCACGAGGTAGTCATGACTGTCGCTCAATTTGGAATCTCTTTCTTTGAAATCGCCCCGTGCTTGAGCGATCTCCGTCCCCTCTATGCTAAGTTCACGGCGGTCTTATGACTGCCTCTTTACTCAGCACTTATTCCCTCAACCTGACCCGACAGCTCAGTATCGCCACAGAGTGGGACTGGCCGACTCTCTCGCGGGCCGGCTCTGGCCGCCTTGAGAGAGGCTAAGACACGGCTCCTCTCCAACCGACTCGTAACCCGTTCGCCACGGCCAAGAGCTCGCTCAGCTCATGGATGAGAACCACCAGAGCGACGCTGAGGAAACCGCTAACTGCCAGCGGAATAAGCACCGCAAGAAGCAGGAGAGAAAAGGCGATATTCTCCCAACTTATTCGCCTCGCTGTCCGTCCCAGTCGGAGCACCTCCGGCACCTTCGCCAGATCATCGGCCATCAGTGCCACATCTGCCGCCTCGATCGCCGCATCGCTTCCCGCTACCCCCATGGCCACGCCACACGTAGCAGCTGCCAGAGCCGGCGCATCATTAATCCCATCGCCGACCATCAGAACCGGTCCGTGGCGACGTTCCAACTCCTTGACCGCTTCAACCTTGTCCTCCGGCTTGAGATCCGCCAGGCTGTCATCGAGGCCGAGGCTCTCAGCCACAGTTCGGGCCGTGCTCGCGTTATCTCCGGTCAGCATGACCGCGCGGAGCCCCAAGCGACGAAGTTCACCGATGACGTCCTTCACGCCGTCGCGGACACGGTCCTGCAAGATGAGGAGGCCGTACAGCTTGTGATTCGTCCCAACGAGGACGACAGTTTTTCCTTGGGCTTGCTGTGTCTGCACTATCTCCCGAACGGGATCCAATGGGATCCCGAGATCTTCGAACAGCGCCGGACTGCCGACATACCATCTCACGCCGTCAGAAGACACCGCGGTAGCTCCCACACCGGTCAGAGCCTCAAACTTTTGCATTGGTCTTAGAGCAAGCCCTTCAGCCCGTGCCTTCTCAAGGACAGCCCGTGCCAGCGGATGTTCGGAGCCATGCTCGATGCCGGCCGCGACCGCGAGCAATTCGCCTGGTGAGCCGTTGAGAGAGATGAGGTCCGTGACAACCGGCTTGCCGGCAGTGAGGGTGCCCGTCTTATCGAAAGCTGCCACACGGATCCTCCCGAGATGCTCCAAATGCACGCCGCCCTTGATCAGAATGCCATGCTTGCCGGCCCAGCCAATCGCGGCAGCAGTCGCGACGGGTGTGGACATCACCAGCGCACATGGCGCAGCCGCGACTAAGAGCACCACCGCGCGCTCGGCCCAATCCTCCAGTGGCAAACCAAGAAGCCACGGCACAAGGAGAAACCCGACCGACACCAGCAACACGGCGGGGCTGTAACGGCGACCGAAGCGCTCGATCCATTGCTGAGCTTGCCCCTTGCGTTCCTGCGCCGCTTCCACCAGATGAATAATCTTGGCCAGGGTGTTGTCTTGAAACGACGCGGTCGCCTCGATCTCCAGGAGGCCTTGCTGGTTCAGGGTTCCGGCAAAGACTTTCATGCCGGGGACCTTATCGACCGGAATGGATTCACCAGTGACTGCCGCTTCGTCCAGACTGGAACTTCCGACTCGAATCACGCCGTCGGTCGGAATGGTCTCGCCAGGCCGGGCGAGGAACCGGTCTCCCACCCGCAGTATTTCGGCGGGAATCGTGACTTCCTGGCCGTTGCGAAGGACATGCGCCTCTTTGGGCGCCAGGTCCAGGAGCGCCCGAATAGCCGAGCGCGTGCGCGCGTAGGTATATTCTTCCAGGCCCTCGGCCGACCCGTAGAGGAACACCAGGAAGGCGGCTTCATCCCACAGCCCCAGGATGCCGGACCCGACGGTGGCCGCCAGCATGAGGAAGTCGATCCCGATGACCCGTTCCTGGAGCAGCGCCTCAAGGGCTTCCCAGCCCCAGTGGTAGCCACCCAGCGGAATGGCCACAAAATAAAACAGCGCCTCGGTCTGCTCTGAGACCACACCCAGATGAGCCAGCGCAAATCCCACGCCCGCTAGAGCGCCAGCCATCAGCGCATTGCGCAGAACCGGGTATCGCCACCATGGACCCGCGAAGCCTCTGTCATGGTTTTGCTTCATCACCTTCTCCCCGGTATTCATCGGTCCTTACCTGCTACCGTGAGAGCGGTGCGCATGGAGCTGTCATTCAACTTCGGACCCTTTCGGTCTCTTAAAGGAGATCGTTGCGCTTCTCTTCGAATTCCTCTTTGCTGATCTCTCCACGGGCATAGCGCTTTTTCAGAATCTCTAACGCTGATTCCGATTCTTGTGACGGTGAGCCAGGCCGTCCTTGTTCTAACCATGACTTGACCCACAGGACGACTGCGACTATCCCCACTGCGAAAAAAGCGATCATCAACACATAACCAACCAAGCCCCCAAAACCCATCATTGGTTCGTGCATGCTGCCTCCTTTTTTCACCACCTGCTCTTGTAAGCCTATTCTGGCGACTCTCTCCGGTGAGGTACGGCCGCACGATAGGATTTGTCCCGAGGCGGCCATGTTTCCATAGATTTATGTTTTTCCTTCTATCCCTGGGCTGATATGTATCAGCGTCGAGCGGTCGCTTTCCAGCTGGACCGTTGTGTGCTCGATGCCGAATCGTTCGCGGAGGAGCGCCTGGAGATCGTTCAAGATATGCTGCCCATCAGACAGATCCACCAACACATGCGCGCTCATGGCTTCCCGGCCTGACGTGAGTGTCCGAGACATGAAGATCGTGAACATCGCGGACACCATGGGACGTACGCATGGCGGTCTCGATCTCTCGAACATCGCTGGCTTGTGGAGCGCTTCTTTGCCTGGCTGCAATGGAAACGACAGCTCCTTATTCGCTGGGAGTACTACGCCTCCAACTTCCTCGGCTTTGCCCAGCTCGCCTGCATCACGATGCTCCTCAAACAATTGTGAGATAGATTCTAGTCTCAGAGACATGTTGTTAATGACCTCATTCGTGCCACATGGTGCTTCCCTAGTTATCAATAGCGTCCTTAACGAGCACGGCAGTGTGGCTTACCATATCTGCGGCAACTATATTTATATGTGAGCGTACCAGTGTGCCATTGCAGTGACGCAAACCGGATGTTTACTATCAGAACCGGAACTCGGCTCCCGCAAATGCGCTGATGCCTAGACCTGGATTGGCGAAACGCCTAAGTGAATCATTGACGATGACGGCACCCGCATATGTTTTGTCGCTAAGATTCCGACCTTCCGCATACAGCGTCAGATTCTTGGTCACATTCCAGCCAGACCGGAAGTTGACGATGCAATAAGAGGGAGCCTTTACCTGATTGAGATAATCCGTGTAAATCCCGGTCATCACCCATTCGATATTGGGTGCCAACCACCATCCTCGTGGATGGTCATATCGCAGTTCTCCTGTAAGATTGTGTTCGGGCGCACCGGCGACTGTATTTCCCGCAGCGGCAATGAGCACATTGGGACCGCCCACGCCCCCTCCGCGTACATCCTCCGTAAATCTGAAATGTGACCAGGTATAAGCCGCACGCACCTGCAAGCTGTCACTGTTCATTCCGCTCCCGGGTACGAACAAGCCTCTAGCCAGCACCATTGCGCCACCGGCCTCGACCCCGACATGGCGTGTGCCGTTCGCGTTTTGAAAGGTGCCTTGATTGTTGATGTTGGATGCAAGTATTTCTTTTTCCATTTCCAGGTCATACGCCGTCAGGTCCCAGCTATAACGTTTGTCCGCGGTCGTACCCCGGTAGCCCAGCTCAAACTGCCAGGCCCGTTGCGCGTCGAGATTCAGGAATCCACTATTGGCCGAACCGTCCGCATTGACCGAGGACAGCAATTCCAGATTCAGGGGAGCCTCGTACGCCCGGCTCGCGTTGAAGTACACTTGGGATGTAGGCGTGGTCTTGTAAACGAATCCCACTTTAGGATTGAGCGCATCAAAATGCCTGAGAGGCCGACGTGTATTCGCAAGCGTGGACGCGGCCGATTGCGTCGGCGGGCCGACGGGCGAGAAATTATCGACGTTTCCTTCCCGGGTCGAGTAGTCCCACCGTCCGCCCAGGACCAGCGTGAACCGATCGGTGATATCCAGCGCATCCTCGGCGTACACGCCCATGTACAAGGTACGAAGGAAAGCGTTTTGCGTCATCGCCCCGATGCTTCCGCGGACATTCACGAAACGCCGCTGATTTTGGTCTCCATAGCGCGGCTGCACGCCGACGACAAATGAATTGGGCTTGCCGAAAAGGGGATTGGTATTGGAATAGCGAAGTTCCCCACCGACGTTATGATTGTTCTGACGGATCGTCTGAAAAATGGGATGGTCGAGGTACTGGTATGAATAGTAGGGAATCAGTTCGATGAATTGATTCGTCGCAAACTCGTTTCGGTAGGCGACACCGATCCGCTGGAGGTTGTAATACCGTCCATATTTACAGACCTGATTATTGAGCGAGCACGCAAAAAAGTTTCCCCCGGCGGGATTGGCGCCTGGCGTTTGTCCCCCTACTTGTCTCGGATCGGCAAACAATTGTTCGTTCGTGAGTGCACCAGGAATGGATTCGGACACGTTCGCTTGAAGAAAATACGCGCGGATCTCTTGATGCGTGCCAAGCTGCAAGCCCACATTGGCATTCACCCGCTGCCTGGCCTGTTGGCTGTGATCCTGATACCCATCCTGACGGTTACCCGATACGCTCACATAGTAGTCAGCCGTCGCGTCCATATTCCCAATCTTAAATGGCGTGGTGACTTTTCCGCTGGACACTTGACCACTGATCAATCCGAAGCTGCCAGCGATGAGCCGCATCTGGAGGGTTGAGGCGTTGTAGCCTGTCCGGGGAACAAAATTGATCGCGCCCCCGAGCGAGTTGGCACCATACCGGAGCGCATTCGCGCCCTTGTAGACTTCGATCCGCTCATACGCGAGCAGATCGATGGATTCGAAATCGGAAAATCCGTCCGCATCCCCGAAAAAGATCCCATTGATCAGGATATTGATGCCACGATGATGAAAATTGTTCCTCAGCGACGTCCCACGGATCTGGAATTGTCCCTCATCCGCTCCGAATCGAGACTGGAACCGAATGCCGGGAGCGAATTGCAGCACATCCTGGAGATTCATGGCCCGTGACTGCACAATTTCCTTTTCCTCGATGAGAATGTTACTGGCCGGCCGTTTGGCGAATTCCTTCTTCACATCCTCGATATTTTCAATACGCTGACCTTCGACCGTTACCGCCTCCATCGACACGACCGATTCGTCATTCCCTTTAGGGTCACCATCCTGGGCCAGACCAACCTGTATTCCAATAGTCTGTAGTGCCAGAATACCCACGACGCTCAAAGCCAACCGTTGTTTCCATGTCTTACCGAGCACGCCCATGTACCCCTCCATATGATTTAAGCGGGCCCCCTGGACTGGCATCGCCATTCAATGACTAATGCGATCCATA
Coding sequences:
- a CDS encoding TonB-dependent receptor — protein: MGVLGKTWKQRLALSVVGILALQTIGIQVGLAQDGDPKGNDESVVSMEAVTVEGQRIENIEDVKKEFAKRPASNILIEEKEIVQSRAMNLQDVLQFAPGIRFQSRFGADEGQFQIRGTSLRNNFHHRGINILINGIFFGDADGFSDFESIDLLAYERIEVYKGANALRYGANSLGGAINFVPRTGYNASTLQMRLIAGSFGLISGQVSSGKVTTPFKIGNMDATADYYVSVSGNRQDGYQDHSQQARQRVNANVGLQLGTHQEIRAYFLQANVSESIPGALTNEQLFADPRQVGGQTPGANPAGGNFFACSLNNQVCKYGRYYNLQRIGVAYRNEFATNQFIELIPYYSYQYLDHPIFQTIRQNNHNVGGELRYSNTNPLFGKPNSFVVGVQPRYGDQNQRRFVNVRGSIGAMTQNAFLRTLYMGVYAEDALDITDRFTLVLGGRWDYSTREGNVDNFSPVGPPTQSAASTLANTRRPLRHFDALNPKVGFVYKTTPTSQVYFNASRAYEAPLNLELLSSVNADGSANSGFLNLDAQRAWQFELGYRGTTADKRYSWDLTAYDLEMEKEILASNINNQGTFQNANGTRHVGVEAGGAMVLARGLFVPGSGMNSDSLQVRAAYTWSHFRFTEDVRGGGVGGPNVLIAAAGNTVAGAPEHNLTGELRYDHPRGWWLAPNIEWVMTGIYTDYLNQVKAPSYCIVNFRSGWNVTKNLTLYAEGRNLSDKTYAGAVIVNDSLRRFANPGLGISAFAGAEFRF
- a CDS encoding MFS transporter, with the protein product MADIAPPQLRGAAFGLRQSLDTVGAFVGPLVAVGLMLLWANDFRAVFWVAVIPGLMAVALLVLGAREPVRRQTEAKTNPKFEGIISDDSTPPIGGWWESDRCLHWHGSARPFLSSAPNKGECSLRLSLWLWLQ
- a CDS encoding SHOCT domain-containing protein; this encodes MHEPMMGFGGLVGYVLMIAFFAVGIVAVVLWVKSWLEQGRPGSPSQESESALEILKKRYARGEISKEEFEEKRNDLL
- a CDS encoding YnfA family protein, which translates into the protein MSVLSSLGLFVLAGLCEIGGGYLVWLWFREGRPLAYGIVGAAILILYGIIPTFQPAHFGRVYAAYGGMFIVLSLIWGWALDGTRPDRFDIIGGTLCLVGMAVIMYAPRT
- a CDS encoding heavy metal translocating P-type ATPase — protein: MKQNHDRGFAGPWWRYPVLRNALMAGALAGVGFALAHLGVVSEQTEALFYFVAIPLGGYHWGWEALEALLQERVIGIDFLMLAATVGSGILGLWDEAAFLVFLYGSAEGLEEYTYARTRSAIRALLDLAPKEAHVLRNGQEVTIPAEILRVGDRFLARPGETIPTDGVIRVGSSSLDEAAVTGESIPVDKVPGMKVFAGTLNQQGLLEIEATASFQDNTLAKIIHLVEAAQERKGQAQQWIERFGRRYSPAVLLVSVGFLLVPWLLGLPLEDWAERAVVLLVAAAPCALVMSTPVATAAAIGWAGKHGILIKGGVHLEHLGRIRVAAFDKTGTLTAGKPVVTDLISLNGSPGELLAVAAGIEHGSEHPLARAVLEKARAEGLALRPMQKFEALTGVGATAVSSDGVRWYVGSPALFEDLGIPLDPVREIVQTQQAQGKTVVLVGTNHKLYGLLILQDRVRDGVKDVIGELRRLGLRAVMLTGDNASTARTVAESLGLDDSLADLKPEDKVEAVKELERRHGPVLMVGDGINDAPALAAATCGVAMGVAGSDAAIEAADVALMADDLAKVPEVLRLGRTARRISWENIAFSLLLLAVLIPLAVSGFLSVALVVLIHELSELLAVANGLRVGWRGAVS
- a CDS encoding MFS transporter, producing the protein MFTLARFSEAFLVLRAQQGGMFIALVPLVMVAMNLIYTLSAYPFGKLSDTMSHTRLLVWGLIVLIAADIVLAINNHWGVVLLGVVLWGLHMGMTQGLLAAMIAGASPADLRGTAYGFFNLACGLALLIASALAGIVWEQFGARFTFYVGAICAACVIALVAFKEGQPSNVRIHSQ